Proteins from one Setaria italica strain Yugu1 chromosome V, Setaria_italica_v2.0, whole genome shotgun sequence genomic window:
- the LOC101771655 gene encoding phosphoribosylaminoimidazole carboxylase, chloroplastic, whose amino-acid sequence MHARLLSAPSPVSTASSSSLPSAGARPRRASWKPRGSASAPPLSLRARASMQAAAPLPQGQGGPPVHGVSNTVVGVLGGGQLGKMLCQAASQMGIKIVILDPLQDCPASSVCHEHVVGSFNDGDTVREFAKRCGVLTVEIEHVDAVTLEKLEKQGVDCEPKASTIMIIQDKYRQKNHFSKFGIPLPDFMEVDTLHSIEEAGERFGYPLMVKSKRLAYDGRGNAVAQNKEELSSVVASLGGFERGLYVERWAPFIKELSVIVARSRDGSTVCYPVVETIHEDNICHVVEAPADVSDKIKKSATGVAEKAIKSLEGAGVFAVELFLTENDQILLNEVAPRPHNSGHQTIESCYTSQYEQHLRAILGIPLGDPSMKTPAAIMYNILGVDEGEAGFLLAHQLIGRALNIPGASVHWYAKPEMRKQRKMGHITIVGPSKMSVKSRLDKLLQSDTYDPKKASPRVSIIMGSDSDLDVMKDAEKILKKFNIPVETTIVSAHRTPERMYDFAKSAKDRGVEVIIAGAGGAAHLPGMVASLTSLPVIGVPIKTQSLLGLDSLLSIVQMPKGIPVATVAIGNAENAGLLAVRMLASRDPELYDRAIKYQDDLRDMVLEKAERLENIGWEEYLK is encoded by the exons ATGCACGCCAGGCTCCTCAGCGCGCCGTCCCCTgtctccaccgcctcctcctcctccctcccctccgcgggcgcccgcccgcgccgcgcgtcCTGGAAGCCCCGgggctccgcctccgcgccgccgctctcgctgCGGGCCCGAGCCTCCATGCAGGCCGCCGCGCCCCTGCCGCAAGG GCAGGGCGGCCCGCCGGTGCACGGCGTCTCCAACACGGTCGTCGGGGTGCTGGGCGGCGGCCAGCTGGGGAAGATGCTCTGCCAGGCCGCGAGCCAGATGGGGATTAAGATTGTCATCCTGGACCCCCTTCAGGACTGCCCGGCCAGCTCTGTTTGCCACGAGCACGTCGTGGGGAGCTTCAACGACGGTGACACGGTCCGGGAGTTTGCGAAGAG GTGTGGGGTCCTAACAGTGGAGATTGAACATGTTGATGCTGTCACCCTTGAGAAGCTGGAAAAACAGGGTGTCGACTGCGAGCCTAAAGCCTCCACGATAATGATTATTCAG GACAAATACAGGCAGAAAAATCATTTCTCAAAATTTGGGATCCCTTTGCCTGACTTCATGGAA GTAGATACTTTACACAGTATAGAGGAAGCAGGGGAAAGGTTTGGCTATCCTCTAATGGTAAAAAGCAAGAGGTTAGCATATGATGGTCGAGGCAATGCTGTTGCCCAAAACAAAGAGGAGCTATCTTCTGTTGTTGCTT CGTTGGGTGGGTTTGAGCGTGGCTTGTATGTTGAACGGTGGGCTCCTTTCATAAAG GAGCTCTCTGTAATTGTGGCAAGGAGCAGAGACGGTTCTACAGTCTGCTATCCTGTTGTTGAAACCATACACGA GGATAACATCTGTCATGTTGTCGAAGCTCCTGCTGATGTATCTGACAAAATAAAGAAGTCAGCTACTGGTGTGGCTGAAAAAGCTATCAAATCATTAGAAGGAGCTGGTGTTTTTGCTGTAGAGTTATTTTTAACAGAAAATGATCAG ATTTTATTGAACGAGGTTGCCCCTAGGCCTCACAACAGTGGGCATCAAACAATTGAGTCATGTTACACCTCACAATACGAGCAGCACTTACGTGCCATTCTTGGAATTCCCCTTGGCGATCCATCGATGAAAACACCTGCTGCAATAATGTACAACATTCTGGGAGTGGATGAG GGTGAAGCAGGATTCTTATTGGCTCATCAGCTAATTGGTAGGGCATTAAATATTCCAGGTGCATCAGTTCATTGGTATGCAAAACCAG AGATGCGAAAGCAAAGAAAGATGGGTCATATTACAATTGTGGGGCCTTCTAAGATGAGTGTAAAATCACGCCTGGACAAGTTGCTGCAAAGCGACACATATGACCCCAAGAAAG CTAGCCCTCGTGTTTCTATAATAATGGGGTCTGATTCTGATCTTGATGTAATGAAAGATGCTGAGAagatattaaaaaaatttaacatACCCGTTGAG ACTACGATTGTTTCAGCACATCGTACACCAGAGCGGATGTATGATTTTGCCAAGTCTGCGAAGGATAGGGGTGTGGAGGTCATAATTGCTGGCGCAGGCGGAGCAGCTCACTTACCAG GGATGGTAGCTTCATTGACTTCTCTTCCAGTAATCGGAGTACCCATCAAGACTCAGTCACTTCTTGGACTTGATTCCCTCCTATCTATTGTGCAA ATGCCAAAAGGTATTCCTGTTGCGACTGTTGCTATTGGGAATGCTGAAAATGCAGGTCTGCTGGCAGTTAGGATGCTGGCGTCAAGGGATCCTGAGCTTTACGACAG GGCAATTAAATACCAGGACGATCTGAGGGACATGGTCTTGGAGAAAGCAGAAAGGCTTGAGAACATAGGTTGGGAGGAATATCTGAAGTGA